One Helianthus annuus cultivar XRQ/B chromosome 12, HanXRQr2.0-SUNRISE, whole genome shotgun sequence genomic region harbors:
- the LOC110894139 gene encoding protein BLISTER yields the protein MASDNSTVSSKKQQQLEAGKKRLEEFRKKKAAAKKAAASNSAHSANGDLQETKPTVSDSVQAITDASSDSGSGFQVGKNEKKTINVVEAEPDVNPISDFSKPSTDGKLDHKAPYELDPEKNKAFNHPEENIYSSYNHFRNIRQEDSFKSSRDERLKDFTDATRVTAQVSVAKTSPERSNGSSFANNFSYGNHQPANVPAYRDPSPEARKPIQDVSENRYPPISSADNKNLFHHQANETSSSLWSSESISTNSRSEAIPSYNQASMSPGLAGRRSRPSFLDLINVSKNAETDKDKDNPFSSKVHPVDARVTSDSQNSVFRQGIGEFEMEKKNGFDSTKQNEDFAALEQHIEDLTQEKFSLQRALEASRVLAESLATENSALTDSYNQQGGLVNQLKADIESLQDEINAQLVELQAVRTEYGNAQLECSAADERAKLLASEVIGLEEKALRLRSNELKLERQLENLEAEMSSQKRKISTLEKDRQDLQSTIHALQEEKKLMQSKLWNAPPISGNSVDIKKSQTARKEASTSTDDLDESEDALAAPTNLATQATLGESDAFLPSLSRNLGLEVSSSSIPPDQMNTIQNINTLISELALEKEELVKALSTESSLSSKLKDLNKELSHKLEVQTQRLELLTSQSMVSDNIPQRKPVPRNAVDNTPYADEGDEVVERVLGWIMKLFPGGPSKRQTKHL from the exons ATGGCTTCGGATAATTCCACCGTTTCATCGAAGAAGCAACAGCAATTGGAAGCTGGCAAGAAGCGG CTAGAGGAGTTTCGTAAAAAGAAAGCAGCAGCCAAAAAAGCCGCAGCTAGTAATTCTGCCCATTCTGCTAACGGTGACCTACAGGAGACAAAACCGACAGTGTCCGATTCCGTTCAGGCGATAACAGACGCTTCATCTGATTCCGGTTCAGGTTTTCAAGTTggaaaaaatgaaaagaaaacaataaacGTTGTTGAAGCCGAACCCGACGTTAACCCTATAAGCGATTTCAGTAAACCTTCAACTGACGGAAAGTTGGATCATAAAGCACCTTATGAACTGGATCCCGAAAAAAATAAAGCGTTTAATCACCCAGAAGAGAATATATATAGCAGTTATAATCATTTTAGGAATATAAGGCAGGAAGACTCCTTTAAAAGTAGTAGAGATGAACGTTTAAAGGATTTTACCGATGCAACTCGTGTAACCGCTCAAGTTTCAGTTGCTAAGACTTCTCCCGAGAGATCAAACGGTTCTTCGTTTGCTAACAACTTTAGTTATGGTAATCATCAACCAGCTAATGTCCCGGCATATAGag ATCCATCTCCTGAAGCTCGGAAACCTATACAAGACGTGTCGGAGAATCGTTATCCTCCAATTTCGTCAGCGGATAATAAGAACCTATTTCATCATCAAGCCAATGAAACTAGCTCATCGTTATGGTCATCTGAATCTATATCTACAAACAGCAGATCTGAAGCTATACCCTCATACAATCAGGCGTCTATGTCACCAGGCTTAGCTGGCAGACGATCCCGTccgtctttccttgatttgatcAACGTGTCTAAAAACGCAGAGACGGATAAAGATAAAGACAACCCGTTTAGCTCAAAAGTTCACCCTGTGGATGCTCGTGTTACATCTGATTCTCAAAATTCCGTATTTAGGCAGGGTATCGGTGAGTTTGAAATGGAAAAAAAGAACGGTTTTGATTCTACAAAACAAAATGAAGATTTTGCTGCTTTGGAACAG CATATTGAAGATCTTACGCAAGAAAAGTTCTCTTTGCAACGAGCGCTTGAGGCTTCGCGAGTTCTAGCCGAGTCTTTAGCCACCGAAAACTCAGCACTAACCGACAGTTATAACCAGCAG GGAGGTCTTGTCAACCAGTTAAAGGCCGATATAGAAAGCTTGCAGGACGAAATTAATGCTCAGCTG GTAGAACTTCAGGCTGTGAGGACCGAGTATGGAAACGCCCAGTTAGAATGTAGTGCAGCCGATGAACGTGCTAAGTTACTCGCTTCTGAGGTTATTGGATTAGAGGAGAAG GCACTCAGACTGAGGTCTAATGAACTGAAACTGGAGCGACAATTGGAAAATTTGGAAGCTGAAATGTCGTCACAGAA GAGAAAAATATCCACCCTGGAGAAGGATCGCCAAGATCTACAGTCGACTATTCACGCTCTACAAGAAG AGAAAAAACTCATGCAATCTAAGCTATGGAATGCTCCTCCAATTAGCGGGAATTCGGTGGATATTAAGAAGAGTCAAACTGCTAGAAAAGAAGCATCAACGTCTACCGATGATCTCG ATGAGAGTGAAGACGCATTAGCTGCTCCCACAAACCTTGCAACACAAGCTACTCTTGGTGAAAGCGACGCTTTCTTGCCGTCACTAAGTAGGAATCTTGGTCTTGAAGTTTCATCTTCAAGTATACCTCCAGATCAGATGAATACGATTCAAAATATCAACACGCTTATTTCAGAG TTAGCGTTGGAAAAAGAAGAACTAGTGAAAGCTTTGTCAACTGAATCATCGTTAAGTTCCAAGTTGAAG GATTTGAACAAGGAACTATCACATAAACTTGAAGTTCAAACACAAAGATTAGAGTTGTTGACTTCTCAGAGTATGGTGAGTGATAATATCCCGCAAAGAAAGCCTGTTCCTCGTAACGCGGTTGATAATACGCCCTATGCTGACGAAGGTGACGAG GTCGTGGAAAGAGTTCTAGGATGGATAATGAAGCTATTTCCCGGAGGGCCATCAAAGAGACAAACGAAACATCTTTGA